A genomic window from Aethina tumida isolate Nest 87 chromosome 4, icAetTumi1.1, whole genome shotgun sequence includes:
- the LOC109607500 gene encoding uncharacterized protein LOC109607500 — protein sequence MNDPYILDNIDLDDDDDEATEGNESYEQSPEENEDNEENIRGICNEESGDIYGNNASASSRIRKAPDDGGQHPPEPKKRKVMEYEVIEDSILMCVGEFKPPLDPLVKCPIKTPVKNRLCGHVYEKDTILGYINRPGKKVKCPYIGCVSGYLKKENLVEDKELKRKIEEYFENHEESSDDDSEDEECICLE from the coding sequence ATGAACGATCCATACATTTTGGACAACATCGATCTGGATGATGACGACGACGAAGCTACTGAAGGAAACGAATCGTACGAACAAAGCCCTGAAGAAAACGAGGACAATGAAGAAAACATCAGAGGCATTTGTAACGAAGAAAGCGGTGACATCTACGGAAACAACGCTTCCGCCAGCAGTCGAATCCGTAAGGCGCCGGACGATGGGGGACAGCACCCCCCCGAACCGAAGAAGCGCAAGGTCATGGAGTACGAGGTAATCGAGGACAGCATTTTGATGTGCGTCGGCGAGTTCAAGCCTCCACTTGATCCCCTCGTCAAATGCCCGATCAAGACGCCGGTCAAAAATAGGCTTTGCGGACACGTCTACGAGAAGGACACCATACTCGGCTACATCAACAGACCGGGGAAGAAGGTCAAGTGTCCCTACATTGGATGCGTCTCGGGATACCTGAAGAAGGAGAACCTTGTGGAGGACAAGGAGCTGAAGCGCAAAATCGAGGAGTATTTTGAGAATCACGAGGAGTCCTCGGACGATGATAGCGAGGATGAGGAGTGCATTTGTTTGGAATGA